The Caenorhabditis elegans chromosome I genome includes the window GCTCCGCGGAGCCCTgagcaattatttttttactttttatgaaAAGCTTTCTATAGATATCTTTTAAGAAGTTACACTATAATTGTGCAAATCAAACTGGCTCCGGACAACACAAATTTCGTCTATACCTTTATgatctttttttgttaaacaagtgaaacaattatttcctTTTCAAACTGCTCTTGTTTCTTCTCtttattaatcaatttttttttttttgctttgtgTAAATTAATTGTTTGTCGCGGATGAGCTAATTCTGAGGTTTGACCAGCAGAAatctgttttctgaaaaatcaataactcgCCGCttaattttggttttattcaAGTGATATGCAATTAGAAGGTTCTAATCATTTATATCTCGCTGAAAGATCTCAGATTTCAAGCCTTTTGCTAAGGATTTAAttcctaaaactttttttgacctatcattttttgtgtgatCTACCGCTGTAAATACTTGTTGTTTTGCGGCTAAACTCTTTCAATGTTTCCAACAAGTGAGCCAATATcaagtaaaaaaagaaaaatcgttttctatTCAACCATTTTATTCTGtaaataatattaaattcaTCTTCACGGTACAATCTTCTTCTCCCATCTAATAAAGTCCACGCACACTCCGTTCCGTCGTTTCCCTATTCGTTATCATTCATCATCTTGCCATTTTCTTCTCCGCCAAATCCCATTGTCTTATACTAAATTTCATCCTCTCGTCTGTAGAAGTgtatattattgaaaaattaaagtatatttTCAGGATGAATGGGGATGTGCAGTCAGTCATTCGCGGATATCTGGAGCGAGCCCAAGTCGCGAAAACAATGTCCGATGCCGGACGATGGAATGAGGCTGGTGATCTTCTTCGTCAGCTCATGACAGATGTCAAAAGCTGTAAAATTTCGGCAAGCAACAGAGACGAGCATGACGCAAGAAATGTACGTAATATAAATCTTTTAAAAGCTtgttgaattatttgaaatttcagacattccTACGAGCCCTAGAGGCTAATTTGAAGCTTGTCCAACAAAATGTGCGCGATGAAGATGACCTACACGAGGCGATGACGCGACAAAGTGGAAGTCCAGAGCCACCTGCAGACCCAGATGTTTGGTCCAAACCATCGCCACCGTTACCATCCTCATCGAAATTTGGAGCAACAAAGAAAGGAGTTGGAGCAGCAGGTCCACGTCCCAGAGAAATATCAAAGTCAACGTCGTCGATGAGCACGAATCCGGCTGATGTGAAGCCTGCGAATCCAACACAAGGAATACTGCCTCAAAATAGTGCTGGAGATTCATTCGATGCATCGGCTTATGATGCGGTAAGTTATTATGTTTTCCagaaacaaaaatcagaaatcttTTCAGTACATTGTTCAAGCGGTGCGTGGTACAATGGCTACAAATACGGAAAATACAATGTCTTTAGATGATATAATCGGAATGCACGACGTGAAGCAAGTTCTGCACGAAGCCGTCACTCTTCCACTCTTGGTGCCAGAATTCTTCCAGGGTCTCCGTTCACCATGGAAAGCAATGGTTCTCGCTGGACCACCTGGAACTGGAAAGACTCTTATCGCACGTGCGATTGCTTCAGAGTCtagttcaactttttttacCGTTTCCTCGACTGATCTGTCCAGCAAGTGGCGTGGTGATTCCGAGAAGATTGTTCGTCTGTTATTCGAACTTGCACGGTTCTATGCTCCATCCATAATCTTCATCGATGAGATTGACACACTTGGTGGACAACGTGGAAATTCTGGAGAACACGAAGCGAGTCGGCGTGTTAAATCCGAGTTTCTGGTACAAATGGACGGGTCACAGAATAAATTCGATTCGCGACGTGTATTCGTGCTGGCCGCCACAAATATTCCATGGGAGCTCGATGAGGCACTCCGAAGACGTTTCGAAAAGCGAATCTTCATTCCACTGCCAGATATAGATGCAAGAAAGAAGcttatcgaaaaatcaatggaaGGAACTCCGAAATCCGATGAAATTAACTATGATGACTTGGCGGCAAGGACTGAAGGATTCTCAGGAGCTGATGTTGTGTCTCTATGCAGAACTGCTGCTATCAATGTGTTGAGAAGGTAGGTAGCAGGAATGTGCAGAAAATCTTTTTGGAAAACGTGCTTGTTTCAATAAGATAATCCAATATTTCGAATCAAAAACTGGTATAGAAATGGCAACTTTCATGCactatttaatgtttttaaacgCTTGTagacaaaattaaataacattttaagATGAAATGAAccgtttttataaatttcgaTATCAATTTAAGATTGAAAAGTTGGATtatcataattaaaaaaaagccaattttgtacgtttgctgaaaaaattttgctaatcGCGATGTTGcaacacttttttcaagaatcgACACTAAGAATCCTTAAGATATTTCAGATACGACACCAAATCATTGCGAGGCGGGGAACTGACAGCTGCAATGGAATCACTGAAAGCCGAACTCGTGAGGAACATTGACTTTGAAGCAGCTCTTCAAGCAGTTTCACCAAGTGCTGGTCCAGATACAATGCTCAAATGCAAAGAATGGTGTGACTCTTTTGGTGCCATGTAAATCAACTATTTATTGTGATCTCcttttagtttaaaatattgtgGCCTAgctttggtttttgaaactcTGAAACATTGTACAGATAAAATTTTCAAGGCCACCTTCATCCAAACATCTCTCCCCGATTCACTCTTTCCTGTAAAATACTTATTGGTTAAATTTGTATGTAAAATGAATCATTTTGCCACTCACTGGATTATTTGGAAATATATAAAAGTTCATTTGTGAAAGAAATATAAGAAAAGAagacagtgaaaaaaaacgatacaGGAAAGAAAATAAACATCGATTAGAAAagaaactgaataaaaaaccGCCCTTATGAAGGGTAACTATTAGTGGATAAGTGTTTAGGAAATTTCATGTGTGAATTTTAATTGTCTAAAAGGTTAACATTTTGGAAGAAgaaagatcaaaaaaaaaagaaagcaaatTTTGTGGAACACGATTCTCTTACGGGGGATAACAAACGGAATTATGACGGTGGACTgtaaggaaaaattgagaaagatcTGTGATGGGCTGGACCACGATAAGAGGAAGTGGGGAAGGctttcaaattagaaaaattagactTTTGGTTCATCTGGATTAGTTTTTGGTGGTTCCTCATCCTTCAAAAGTGGAGTATTTTCAGTTGTTAA containing:
- the mei-1 gene encoding Meiotic spindle formation protein mei-1 (Confirmed by transcript evidence) translates to MNGDVQSVIRGYLERAQVAKTMSDAGRWNEAGDLLRQLMTDVKSCKISASNRDEHDARNTFLRALEANLKLVQQNVRDEDDLHEAMTRQSGSPEPPADPDVWSKPSPPLPSSSKFGATKKGVGAAGPRPREISKSTSSMSTNPADVKPANPTQGILPQNSAGDSFDASAYDAYIVQAVRGTMATNTENTMSLDDIIGMHDVKQVLHEAVTLPLLVPEFFQGLRSPWKAMVLAGPPGTGKTLIARAIASESSSTFFTVSSTDLSSKWRGDSEKIVRLLFELARFYAPSIIFIDEIDTLGGQRGNSGEHEASRRVKSEFLVQMDGSQNKFDSRRVFVLAATNIPWELDEALRRRFEKRIFIPLPDIDARKKLIEKSMEGTPKSDEINYDDLAARTEGFSGADVVSLCRTAAINVLRRYFRYDTKSLRGGELTAAMESLKAELVRNIDFEAALQAVSPSAGPDTMLKCKEWCDSFGAM
- the mei-1 gene encoding Meiotic spindle formation protein mei-1 (Confirmed by transcript evidence), coding for MNGDVQSVIRGYLERAQVAKTMSDAGRWNEAGDLLRQLMTDVKSCKISASNRDEHDARNTFLRALEANLKLVQQNVRDEDDLHEAMTRQSGSPEPPADPDVWSKPSPPLPSSSKFGATKKGVGAAGPRPREISKSTSSMSTNPADVKPANPTQGILPQNSAGDSFDASAYDAYIVQAVRGTMATNTENTMSLDDIIGMHDVKQVLHEAVTLPLLVPEFFQGLRSPWKAMVLAGPPGTGKTLIARAIASESSSTFFTVSSTDLSSKWRGDSEKIVRLLFELARFYAPSIIFIDEIDTLGGQRGNSGEHEASRRVKSEFLVQMDGSQNKFDSRRVFVLAATNIPWELDEALRRRFEKRIFIPLPDIDARKKLIEKSMEGTPKSDEINYDDLAARTEGFSGADVVSLCRTAAINVLRRYDTKSLRGGELTAAMESLKAELVRNIDFEAALQAVSPSAGPDTMLKCKEWCDSFGAM